A stretch of Catenulispora sp. GP43 DNA encodes these proteins:
- a CDS encoding LysR family transcriptional regulator ArgP: MMDLPLDHVRTLLVAVDAGTFEAAARVLHVTPSAVSQRVKALEQRTGRVLLVRSKPLRPTESGVAVVRFARQLAWLEDNARAELGLTGADQADGEPGGGAGGPGRAAPVQTLSIAVNSDSLSTWFPEVTARFGPGSGLCFDLHREDQDYTDELLRAGLVMAAVSSSPKPVQGCVVRPLARMRYRAVATRGFIRRWLPDGVGAPDTAAALAAAPVVIFNRKDDLQDAFLRGLGTPASGPRQYVPATDAFLYAVESGLGWGLIPDVQARQFGQVELVELAPGRPVDVPLYWQQWKLAPPMLTEVGDVAAEIASRRLERLG; the protein is encoded by the coding sequence ATGATGGACCTGCCTCTGGACCACGTCCGCACCCTCCTGGTCGCGGTGGACGCCGGCACCTTCGAGGCCGCGGCCCGCGTCCTGCACGTCACCCCCTCCGCGGTCAGCCAGCGCGTCAAGGCGCTGGAGCAGCGCACCGGCCGGGTGCTGCTGGTCCGCTCCAAGCCGCTGCGCCCGACCGAGTCCGGCGTCGCGGTGGTGCGCTTCGCCCGGCAGCTGGCCTGGCTGGAGGACAACGCCCGCGCCGAGCTGGGCCTGACCGGCGCCGACCAGGCCGATGGCGAACCCGGCGGCGGCGCCGGCGGCCCCGGCCGCGCCGCACCGGTGCAGACGCTGTCGATCGCCGTGAACTCCGACTCCCTGAGCACCTGGTTCCCCGAGGTGACGGCCCGGTTCGGCCCCGGCTCGGGGCTGTGCTTCGATCTTCACCGCGAGGACCAGGACTACACCGACGAGCTGCTGCGCGCCGGCCTGGTGATGGCGGCCGTCTCCTCCTCGCCGAAGCCGGTGCAGGGGTGTGTGGTGCGGCCGCTGGCCCGGATGCGGTATCGGGCGGTCGCCACACGCGGGTTCATCAGACGCTGGCTGCCGGACGGTGTCGGCGCGCCGGATACGGCCGCGGCGCTCGCCGCCGCGCCGGTCGTCATCTTCAACCGCAAGGACGATCTGCAGGACGCGTTCCTGCGCGGCCTCGGCACGCCGGCGTCCGGGCCGCGCCAGTACGTGCCCGCCACCGACGCCTTCCTCTACGCGGTCGAGTCCGGCCTCGGCTGGGGCCTGATCCCCGACGTGCAGGCCAGGCAGTTCGGCCAGGTGGAACTCGTCGAGCTGGCCCCGGGGCGGCCGGTGGACGTGCCGCTGTACTGGCAGCAGTGGAAGCTCGCGCCGCCGATGCTGACCGAGGTCGGGGACGTCGCGGCGGAGATCGCGTCGCGGCGGTTGGAGCGGCTGGGGTAG
- the ggt gene encoding gamma-glutamyltransferase, whose product MSVPTRRRSKAFAALVTAAALTGTLTAARAAPAGHGGGQPPRDPVATGYGGAVASVSPYATQAGLDVLKHGGNAVDAAVATAAALGVVEPYSAGIGGGGFFVYYNARTHKVSTIDGRESGPAAMNTNWFIDPATGQPLSFTDAVNSGLSVGVPGTLKTWTTALDDWGTISLKQALQGGIDIASKGFVVDPTFNSFTAMNQARFSQIAPTAQLFLPNGAPPAVGSVFKNPDLANTYKLLAKDGPGLFYGGELGKEVANTSQHPPTIPNPTMDFRPGRLTAADIAGYSAPVQAPTHVNYKGLDVYSIAPPSSGGTTVGEALNILSNFDIDPSNQVQALHLYDEASKIAFADRNRWVGDANFSDVPTKQLTSAQYGKDRACLISPTSTLTAPVAPGNPFAPGGGTTCPSSAPAGTSYTDTEGMSTTHLVTADKWGDVVSYTLTIEQTGGSAMTVPGRGFLLNNEMTDFDFTPLYPGVPDPNLPAAFKRPRSAMSPTIVLKDGRPFIAVGSPGGATIITTVLQILVDRLDLGMNLEQAIAAPRASQRNASSTQAEPAFLNLPEIPGLEALGETFTLAPPSGTPTPEIGAATGLEFLPDGAVEAAAEPARRGGGAAAVVHPVK is encoded by the coding sequence ATGTCCGTCCCCACACGCAGACGCTCCAAAGCTTTCGCCGCCCTGGTCACGGCGGCGGCCCTGACGGGCACCCTGACCGCGGCGCGCGCCGCCCCGGCCGGCCACGGCGGCGGCCAGCCGCCGCGCGACCCGGTCGCCACCGGCTACGGCGGTGCGGTCGCCAGCGTCAGCCCGTATGCCACCCAGGCCGGCCTGGACGTGCTCAAGCACGGCGGCAACGCGGTGGACGCGGCGGTGGCCACGGCGGCCGCGCTCGGTGTCGTCGAGCCGTATTCGGCCGGTATCGGCGGCGGTGGTTTCTTCGTCTACTACAACGCCCGCACCCACAAGGTGTCGACCATCGACGGCCGCGAGTCGGGCCCGGCGGCGATGAACACGAACTGGTTCATCGATCCGGCGACCGGCCAGCCGTTGTCCTTCACCGACGCGGTCAACTCCGGGCTGTCGGTGGGTGTGCCGGGCACGTTGAAGACGTGGACGACGGCGCTGGACGACTGGGGCACCATCTCGCTGAAGCAGGCGTTGCAGGGCGGCATCGACATCGCCTCCAAGGGCTTCGTCGTCGACCCGACGTTCAACTCCTTCACGGCGATGAACCAGGCGCGGTTCTCGCAGATAGCCCCGACGGCGCAGCTGTTCCTGCCCAACGGCGCGCCGCCGGCGGTCGGCTCGGTGTTCAAGAACCCGGATCTGGCGAACACCTACAAGCTGCTGGCCAAGGACGGCCCCGGGCTGTTCTACGGCGGCGAGTTGGGCAAGGAGGTGGCCAACACCTCGCAGCACCCGCCGACGATCCCGAATCCGACGATGGACTTCCGGCCCGGCCGGCTCACCGCGGCCGACATCGCCGGGTACAGCGCGCCGGTGCAGGCTCCGACGCATGTGAACTACAAGGGCCTGGACGTCTATTCGATCGCGCCGCCGTCCTCCGGCGGTACCACGGTCGGCGAGGCTCTCAACATCCTGTCGAACTTCGACATCGATCCGTCCAACCAGGTGCAGGCGCTGCACCTGTATGACGAGGCCTCGAAGATCGCCTTCGCGGACCGCAACCGCTGGGTCGGGGACGCGAACTTCAGCGACGTCCCGACCAAGCAGCTCACCTCGGCGCAGTACGGCAAGGACCGCGCCTGTCTGATCAGCCCGACCAGTACGCTGACGGCTCCGGTGGCGCCGGGGAACCCGTTCGCGCCGGGCGGCGGCACGACGTGCCCGTCCAGTGCGCCGGCCGGGACCTCGTACACCGACACCGAGGGCATGTCCACGACGCACCTGGTGACCGCGGACAAGTGGGGGGACGTCGTCTCCTACACGCTGACCATCGAGCAGACCGGCGGCTCGGCGATGACCGTGCCCGGCCGGGGCTTCCTGCTCAACAACGAGATGACCGACTTCGACTTCACGCCGCTGTACCCGGGCGTGCCGGACCCGAACCTGCCGGCCGCCTTCAAGCGGCCGCGCTCGGCGATGTCCCCGACCATCGTCCTGAAGGACGGCAGGCCGTTCATCGCGGTCGGCTCGCCGGGCGGGGCGACGATCATCACCACGGTGTTGCAGATCCTGGTCGACCGCCTGGATCTGGGCATGAACCTGGAGCAGGCGATCGCCGCGCCCCGGGCCTCTCAGCGCAACGCCTCCTCCACGCAGGCCGAACCGGCGTTCCTGAACCTGCCGGAGATCCCGGGGCTGGAGGCGCTGGGTGAGACGTTCACCCTCGCGCCGCCCTCGGGGACGCCGACGCCCGAGATCGGGGCCGCGACCGGGCTGGAGTTCCTGCCGGACGGCGCGGTCGAGGCCGCGGCGGAGCCGGCTCGGCGGGGCGGCGGTGCCGCGGCGGTGGTGCATCCGGTGAAGTAG
- a CDS encoding methionine ABC transporter ATP-binding protein: MIEIKNLTKVYPARNREVTALDGVDLSVAAGEVYGVVGRSGAGKSTLIRCVNLLERPTSGTVSVAGRELTALSGRALRAERRRIGMVFQHFNLLSSRTARENVELPLEIGGKLTRRERRARADELLDVVGLADRAGAHPAQLSGGQKQRVGIARALAADPHVLLSDEATSALDPETTRSVLKLLKEVNERLGVTVLLITHEMEVVKAVCDSAALMRDGRIAESGTISDLLGRERSELARELFQLGPAPQPAAAGLPRSTVVDVTFHGDSTAQPLISQLARTYSVDVTILGAAIETVNGQTVGRMRIGLPGRFEDNVVPIGFLRERGLNVETVCADVSGNALEEVGS; this comes from the coding sequence ATGATTGAAATCAAGAACCTGACAAAGGTTTACCCTGCACGAAATCGTGAGGTCACCGCCCTGGACGGCGTGGACCTCTCGGTGGCCGCCGGCGAGGTCTACGGCGTCGTCGGCCGTTCCGGGGCCGGCAAGAGCACGCTGATCCGCTGCGTGAACCTGCTCGAGCGCCCCACTTCCGGCACGGTGTCGGTGGCCGGTCGCGAGCTCACCGCGCTGAGCGGGCGGGCGCTGCGGGCCGAGCGCCGCCGCATCGGCATGGTGTTCCAGCACTTCAACCTGCTCTCCAGCCGCACCGCGCGGGAGAACGTCGAGCTGCCGCTGGAGATCGGCGGCAAGCTGACCCGGCGCGAGCGCCGGGCCCGGGCCGACGAGTTGCTGGACGTGGTCGGGCTGGCCGACCGCGCCGGCGCCCACCCGGCGCAGCTGTCCGGCGGGCAGAAGCAGCGGGTCGGGATCGCCCGGGCGCTGGCCGCGGACCCGCACGTGCTGCTGTCCGACGAGGCCACCTCGGCGCTGGACCCGGAGACCACGCGCAGCGTGCTGAAGCTGCTCAAGGAGGTCAACGAGCGGCTCGGGGTCACGGTGCTGCTGATCACGCACGAGATGGAGGTCGTCAAGGCCGTGTGCGACAGCGCGGCCCTGATGCGCGACGGCCGGATCGCCGAGTCCGGGACCATCTCCGACCTGCTCGGCCGGGAGCGCTCCGAGCTGGCGCGGGAGCTGTTCCAGCTGGGCCCGGCGCCGCAGCCGGCCGCGGCCGGGCTGCCGCGGAGCACGGTCGTGGACGTCACGTTCCACGGCGACTCCACGGCGCAGCCGCTGATCTCGCAGCTGGCGCGGACGTACTCGGTCGACGTGACGATTCTGGGCGCGGCGATCGAGACGGTGAACGGGCAGACGGTCGGGCGGATGCGGATCGGGCTGCCGGGGCGGTTCGAGGACAACGTGGTGCCGATCGGGTTCCTGCGGGAGCGGGGGTTGAACGTGGAGACGGTCTGCGCCGACGTCTCCGGGAACGCCCTTGAGGAGGTCGGGTCGTGA
- a CDS encoding MetQ/NlpA family ABC transporter substrate-binding protein, whose translation MRNKKLAASLIALSGVLAVGLTACSSSKSAGTGATAKAADGVDSITVAASPVPHAQILDYIRDNLAAKAGLKLTVKEFTDYVQPNLATQDGEVDANYFQHQPYLDDFNKSKGTDLVPVVGVHLEPLGLYSHKAKSLDQIKDGATIAVPNDATNEGRALKLLADNNLITLKPGAGTTATEKDVASNPKHLKFKPLEAAELPRALDDVDAAVINGNYALQAKLTPSKDALALEKTAGNPYVNILVVKKGHENDPAVKKLAALLTSDQVKQYIEKTFNGSVIPAS comes from the coding sequence ATGCGTAACAAGAAGCTCGCCGCGTCCCTGATCGCCCTGTCGGGCGTCCTGGCCGTGGGTCTGACCGCCTGCTCCTCCTCGAAGTCCGCCGGAACGGGTGCGACCGCGAAGGCCGCCGACGGCGTGGACTCGATCACCGTCGCGGCCTCCCCGGTCCCGCACGCGCAGATCCTGGACTACATCCGCGACAACCTGGCGGCCAAGGCCGGCCTGAAGCTGACGGTGAAGGAGTTCACCGACTACGTCCAGCCGAACCTGGCCACCCAGGACGGCGAGGTCGACGCCAACTACTTCCAGCACCAGCCCTACCTCGACGACTTCAACAAGAGCAAGGGCACGGACCTGGTCCCGGTGGTCGGCGTCCACCTGGAACCGCTGGGCCTGTACTCGCACAAGGCCAAGTCCCTGGACCAGATCAAGGACGGCGCGACCATCGCCGTCCCGAACGACGCCACCAACGAGGGCCGCGCCCTGAAGCTGCTGGCCGACAACAACCTGATCACCCTCAAGCCCGGCGCCGGCACCACCGCCACGGAGAAGGACGTCGCGAGCAACCCCAAGCACCTGAAGTTCAAGCCGCTGGAGGCCGCCGAACTCCCCCGTGCCCTGGACGACGTGGACGCCGCGGTGATCAACGGCAACTACGCCCTGCAGGCCAAGCTCACCCCGAGCAAGGACGCGCTGGCGCTGGAGAAGACGGCCGGCAACCCCTACGTCAACATCCTGGTGGTGAAGAAGGGACACGAGAACGACCCGGCGGTGAAGAAGCTGGCCGCGCTGCTGACCTCGGACCAGGTGAAGCAGTACATCGAGAAGACGTTCAACGGGTCGGTGATCCCGGCGAGCTGA
- a CDS encoding DMT family transporter yields MSKRGWLLFAAMSVIWGIPYLLIKVALEGMPAPFIVFARTAIGAAVLLPVAWKRGMVGPALKHWRYIAAFAALEIAGPWLLLGDAEQHMTSSLAGLLIAAVPFFVALIMWRLGERSAVSGTRLAGLFIGMAGVVAIVGLNIGQVQVLRMLEVIAVAVGYAIAPIIADRKLAGVPTLATITLSLTGVALLYVPIAAFSHPTHTPRANALGAVAALGLICTASAFLLFFELIGEVGPAKSSMITFVNPAVAVAGGVLFLGETIKAGIIVGAPLVLIGLILSTLRRGDAVVPAAADALQAPAAAAEEHGPEAAMA; encoded by the coding sequence GTGTCGAAGCGGGGATGGCTGCTGTTCGCGGCCATGTCGGTGATCTGGGGCATCCCCTACTTGCTGATCAAGGTGGCGCTGGAGGGGATGCCGGCGCCGTTCATCGTGTTCGCGCGCACCGCCATCGGCGCGGCGGTGCTGCTGCCGGTCGCCTGGAAGCGCGGCATGGTGGGCCCGGCGCTGAAGCACTGGCGGTACATCGCGGCGTTCGCGGCGCTGGAGATCGCCGGCCCCTGGCTGCTGCTGGGCGACGCCGAGCAGCACATGACGTCCTCGCTGGCCGGGCTGCTGATCGCGGCCGTGCCGTTCTTCGTCGCGCTGATCATGTGGCGCCTGGGTGAGCGCTCGGCGGTCTCCGGCACCCGCCTGGCCGGCCTGTTCATCGGCATGGCCGGCGTGGTGGCGATCGTCGGGTTGAACATCGGGCAGGTCCAGGTCCTGCGGATGCTGGAGGTGATCGCCGTCGCGGTCGGCTACGCGATCGCGCCGATCATCGCCGACCGCAAACTGGCCGGCGTCCCCACCCTGGCCACCATCACGCTCTCGCTGACCGGCGTGGCCCTGCTGTACGTGCCGATCGCCGCCTTCAGCCACCCGACGCACACGCCCAGGGCCAACGCCCTGGGCGCGGTGGCGGCCCTGGGCCTGATCTGCACCGCCTCGGCGTTCCTGCTGTTCTTCGAGCTGATCGGCGAGGTCGGCCCGGCCAAGTCCTCGATGATCACCTTCGTCAACCCGGCCGTCGCGGTCGCCGGCGGCGTGCTGTTCCTCGGCGAGACCATCAAGGCCGGCATCATCGTCGGCGCTCCGCTGGTGCTGATCGGGCTGATCCTGTCGACGCTGCGCCGGGGCGACGCGGTCGTGCCGGCGGCGGCCGACGCGCTACAGGCGCCGGCCGCCGCGGCTGAGGAACACGGGCCAGAGGCGGCCATGGCCTGA
- a CDS encoding MFS transporter has translation MTIEIRESLSAPAEPAAKPAGLVRVNHAFRHVYTAAAISRLGTAVGTLAIPLVAQLVLHASATGIGVLAALNTGAFLLIGLPAGVWVERMRRRPLLIAADLARAAAFGSVPVAALCGVLTYFWLCAVVSVAGVATVFFDVASLSYLPHIVGRDRLVEANASLVGMDAVGQIAGRGLAGLLVQALTASGVVALDAVSYLASALFLMRVRKPEPVPAAAADQRRDLRAEMLEGLRFVLADRVLRPLVLKGALANLATMLVLTLLPTWFVLRLGTAHGPSLLGLFLALGAVGSLLGARSAPWLGRRFGAARTMWLASLVTAPISLLIPFLGRGPWLVVAGLAWAVTLGRVGVDNVLGVSLRQTAAPEAMAGRVNATFRFLLFGALSLGSLLAGAIGATLGIQACLWAGAIGLALLWVPVYFSGLRAQR, from the coding sequence ATGACGATCGAGATCCGCGAATCCCTTTCCGCGCCTGCCGAACCCGCCGCGAAGCCCGCCGGCCTGGTCCGCGTCAACCACGCCTTCCGCCACGTCTACACCGCCGCGGCGATCAGCAGACTCGGCACCGCGGTGGGCACGCTGGCGATCCCGCTCGTCGCCCAACTGGTGCTGCACGCCTCGGCCACCGGCATCGGGGTGCTGGCCGCCCTGAACACCGGCGCGTTCCTGCTGATCGGCCTGCCCGCGGGCGTGTGGGTGGAGCGGATGCGGCGCCGTCCGCTGCTGATCGCGGCGGACTTGGCCCGGGCGGCGGCTTTCGGCTCGGTGCCGGTCGCGGCGTTGTGCGGGGTGCTGACCTACTTCTGGCTGTGCGCGGTGGTGTCCGTCGCGGGGGTGGCGACCGTGTTCTTCGACGTCGCCTCGCTGAGCTACCTGCCGCACATCGTCGGGCGCGACCGGCTGGTCGAGGCGAACGCCTCGCTGGTCGGGATGGACGCGGTCGGCCAGATCGCCGGCCGGGGCCTGGCCGGTCTGCTCGTGCAGGCGCTGACCGCGTCCGGCGTCGTCGCCCTCGACGCGGTCAGCTACCTGGCCTCGGCGCTGTTCCTGATGCGGGTGCGCAAGCCGGAGCCGGTGCCGGCGGCGGCCGCCGACCAGAGGCGTGATCTGCGGGCCGAGATGCTGGAGGGGCTGCGCTTCGTGCTCGCCGACCGCGTGCTGCGACCGCTGGTCCTCAAGGGCGCGCTCGCCAACCTGGCGACCATGCTGGTCCTCACGCTGCTGCCGACCTGGTTCGTGCTGCGGCTGGGGACGGCGCACGGTCCGTCGCTGCTCGGCCTCTTCCTCGCGCTGGGGGCCGTCGGATCGCTGCTCGGGGCCCGCTCGGCGCCGTGGCTGGGGCGCCGTTTCGGCGCGGCGCGGACGATGTGGCTGGCGAGCCTGGTGACCGCGCCGATCAGCCTGCTGATCCCGTTCCTCGGGCGCGGACCGTGGCTGGTGGTCGCGGGGCTGGCGTGGGCGGTGACGCTCGGCCGGGTCGGCGTCGACAACGTCCTGGGCGTCAGCCTGCGGCAGACCGCGGCGCCGGAGGCGATGGCCGGGCGGGTGAACGCGACCTTCCGCTTCCTGCTGTTCGGCGCGCTGTCCCTGGGCTCGCTGCTCGCCGGAGCCATCGGCGCGACGCTGGGGATCCAGGCCTGCCTGTGGGCCGGCGCGATCGGATTGGCGCTGCTGTGGGTGCCGGTGTACTTCTCGGGGCTGCGGGCGCAGAGATGA
- a CDS encoding DUF5937 family protein: protein MLEVEFTTADVARTRFAFSPLWEAVAAVRVLKYPGDHPLHAGWAASARDRLATAGVDWGLLSDLVPAVRIPAFLAPPPTTPVPDLDLELRALRATPPQSIREGIAHLDPSPRLDALCQDPEKQLAGLAASVTDFFAVALAPYWPRIMTIYEADVLYRARRLLDGGLTRLFDDLDASLAWDNDTLRIAHRRSSGRRSLSGQGLLLVPSVFIWPRVFSLIVPAYQPALRYPPRGVAALWERGGGDAPAALAAVLGKGRARLLAELDAPASTTDLARRTGLSAGGVSQHLTALRDAGLVDAHRTGRYVLYVRSRIGEALVAENGDRHDRRDRRDRHDRPRLAHDDAKHR from the coding sequence GTGCTGGAAGTCGAGTTCACCACGGCGGATGTGGCACGCACCCGCTTCGCCTTCTCCCCGCTGTGGGAGGCGGTCGCGGCGGTGCGGGTGCTGAAGTATCCCGGCGATCATCCGCTGCACGCCGGATGGGCGGCGTCGGCGCGGGACCGGCTGGCCACCGCGGGCGTCGACTGGGGGTTGTTGTCCGATCTGGTCCCCGCGGTCCGCATCCCGGCGTTCCTCGCGCCGCCGCCCACGACACCGGTGCCCGATCTGGATCTGGAGCTGCGGGCGCTGCGAGCCACCCCGCCGCAGAGCATCCGGGAGGGCATCGCCCATCTCGACCCCTCGCCGCGCCTCGACGCGTTGTGCCAGGACCCTGAGAAGCAGCTCGCCGGGCTCGCCGCGAGCGTAACGGACTTCTTCGCCGTCGCCCTGGCGCCGTACTGGCCGCGCATCATGACCATCTACGAAGCCGACGTCCTGTACCGCGCGCGCCGGCTGCTGGACGGCGGCCTGACGCGACTGTTCGACGACCTCGACGCCAGCCTGGCGTGGGACAACGACACGCTGCGGATCGCGCACCGCCGTTCCTCGGGCCGCAGATCCCTGTCCGGGCAGGGGCTTTTGCTCGTGCCGTCGGTGTTCATCTGGCCGCGGGTGTTCTCCCTGATCGTGCCCGCGTACCAGCCGGCCCTGCGCTACCCGCCGCGCGGGGTGGCCGCGTTGTGGGAACGCGGTGGCGGCGACGCTCCGGCGGCCCTGGCGGCCGTCCTGGGCAAGGGGCGCGCGCGGCTGCTGGCCGAACTCGACGCGCCCGCCTCGACCACGGATCTCGCCCGCCGTACCGGTCTGTCGGCCGGCGGTGTGTCGCAGCATCTGACGGCCTTGCGCGACGCGGGGCTCGTCGATGCCCACCGGACCGGGCGGTATGTGCTGTATGTGCGCAGCCGGATCGGCGAGGCCCTGGTCGCGGAGAACGGCGACCGGCACGACCGACGCGACCGACGCGACCGGCACGACCGGCCAAGACTTGCTCACGACGATGCGAAGCACCGTTAA
- a CDS encoding LysE/ArgO family amino acid transporter, with protein MSSSLAAAAAGLGTGLSLIVAIGAQNAYVLRQGVRREHVGPIVAICAASDAVLIAAGVGGLGALVRRMPTAVTAIAWIGAAFLVTYGVLAARRAWRQQDHLAADGAGEKSLRTAVLTCLALTWLNPHVYLDTVLLLGTVGNSYGGAHWYFALGAITGSVLWFSGLGFGARRLGRLLARPKAWRVLDGVIAVTMITLGVAMVART; from the coding sequence ATGAGCTCCTCCCTCGCGGCCGCCGCAGCCGGCCTCGGCACCGGCCTGTCCCTGATCGTCGCGATCGGCGCGCAGAACGCGTACGTCCTGCGCCAGGGCGTCCGCCGCGAGCACGTGGGCCCGATCGTCGCGATCTGCGCCGCCTCCGACGCGGTCCTGATCGCCGCCGGCGTCGGCGGCCTGGGCGCGCTGGTCCGCAGGATGCCCACGGCCGTGACCGCGATCGCCTGGATCGGCGCGGCCTTCCTGGTGACCTACGGCGTCCTGGCCGCCCGCCGCGCCTGGCGCCAGCAGGACCACCTGGCCGCCGACGGCGCGGGGGAGAAGTCCCTGCGCACCGCGGTCCTGACCTGCCTGGCCCTGACCTGGCTCAACCCCCACGTCTACCTGGACACGGTCCTGCTCCTGGGCACCGTCGGCAACAGCTACGGCGGCGCGCACTGGTACTTCGCCCTCGGCGCCATCACCGGCAGCGTGCTGTGGTTCTCAGGGCTCGGATTCGGCGCTCGCCGCCTGGGCCGGCTGCTGGCGCGCCCGAAGGCCTGGCGGGTGCTGGACGGCGTCATCGCGGTCACGATGATCACGCTGGGCGTCGCGATGGTGGCCAGAACGTGA
- a CDS encoding LysR substrate-binding domain-containing protein: MDIDPRRLLILQAVAEAGSLAGAARILGHTPSAVSQQLNRLEQEAGTALAERGAGRRGQVELTAAGLVLARAGEALASTLAEAERQLAAVTGRARGPVTIGAVPGKVVTLAAETVALLARTRPELEPAVRETESGPGLADLRLGALDVLILTDDRTTAVALPPGCAARVIIEAEYRIAVPDDWEPPATAAELSGRPWIAAIPDSARGRCFARFAAEHGVVPSVEHLARNPYSVQALARARLGAVLVPRYLADALDNVIITDLPVTGSYLVRALYRTTPAAEAAVEAVQQAALRRAEHEVATGEYPREIAVKRLVDPSEQIPG, encoded by the coding sequence GTGGACATCGATCCCCGCCGACTGCTGATCCTGCAAGCCGTCGCCGAAGCCGGCAGCCTGGCCGGTGCGGCGCGGATCCTCGGCCACACCCCGTCGGCGGTCTCCCAGCAGCTGAACCGGCTGGAGCAGGAGGCCGGCACCGCGCTGGCCGAACGCGGCGCCGGCCGCCGCGGGCAGGTGGAGCTGACCGCCGCCGGGCTGGTGCTGGCCCGGGCCGGCGAGGCGCTGGCCTCGACCCTGGCCGAGGCCGAGCGCCAGCTGGCGGCGGTGACCGGCCGGGCCCGGGGCCCGGTGACGATCGGCGCGGTGCCGGGCAAGGTCGTGACGCTGGCCGCCGAGACCGTCGCGCTACTGGCCCGCACCCGGCCGGAGCTGGAGCCGGCCGTGCGGGAGACCGAGTCCGGACCGGGGCTGGCCGATCTGCGGCTGGGCGCCCTGGACGTCCTGATCCTCACCGACGACCGGACCACCGCCGTGGCCCTGCCGCCCGGCTGCGCGGCCCGGGTGATCATCGAGGCCGAATACCGGATCGCCGTCCCGGACGACTGGGAGCCGCCGGCGACCGCCGCGGAGCTGAGCGGCCGGCCCTGGATCGCCGCTATCCCGGACTCCGCACGCGGCCGGTGCTTCGCGCGCTTCGCCGCCGAACACGGCGTCGTGCCGTCGGTCGAGCACTTGGCGCGGAACCCGTATTCGGTGCAGGCGCTGGCCAGGGCCCGCCTCGGTGCGGTCCTGGTGCCGCGCTACCTGGCCGACGCCCTGGACAACGTCATCATCACCGACCTCCCGGTCACCGGTTCGTACCTGGTCCGGGCCCTGTACCGGACCACGCCGGCGGCCGAGGCGGCGGTGGAGGCGGTGCAGCAGGCCGCGCTGCGGCGGGCCGAGCACGAGGTGGCGACCGGCGAGTATCCGCGCGAGATCGCGGTGAAGCGGCTGGTGGACCCCTCCGAGCAGATTCCGGGGTGA
- a CDS encoding methionine ABC transporter permease, whose translation MSWSDMQPLLWQATLETVQMVGWSALFTVLIGLPIGLLLVLTDRGGLLANAPANKALGTVVNVGRSLPFIILLIAITPFTRGIVGTTIGVDAAIVPLAVGAVPFFARLVETAVREVDRGLVEASAAMGASHLATVRKVLLPESLPALVSGLTTTVVALVGYSAMAGAIGGGGLGDLAIRYGYQRFENGLMIATVVLLIVLVQIVQWLGDFTAKRLAHR comes from the coding sequence GTGAGCTGGTCGGACATGCAGCCGCTGCTGTGGCAGGCGACCTTGGAGACCGTGCAGATGGTCGGCTGGTCGGCGCTGTTCACGGTGCTGATCGGGCTGCCGATCGGGCTGCTGCTGGTGCTCACCGACCGCGGCGGCCTGCTGGCCAACGCGCCGGCGAACAAGGCGCTGGGCACGGTGGTGAACGTCGGGCGCTCGCTGCCGTTCATCATCCTGCTGATCGCGATCACGCCGTTCACCCGCGGGATCGTCGGCACCACCATCGGCGTGGACGCCGCGATCGTGCCGCTGGCCGTGGGCGCGGTGCCGTTCTTCGCCCGGCTGGTGGAGACCGCGGTGCGCGAGGTCGACCGGGGCCTGGTCGAGGCCTCGGCCGCGATGGGCGCCTCGCACCTGGCCACGGTGCGCAAGGTCCTGCTCCCGGAGTCGCTGCCCGCGCTGGTCAGCGGCCTGACGACGACCGTGGTCGCGCTGGTCGGCTACTCGGCCATGGCCGGCGCGATCGGCGGCGGGGGCCTGGGCGACCTGGCCATCCGCTACGGCTACCAGCGCTTCGAGAACGGGCTCATGATCGCCACGGTCGTGCTGCTGATCGTCCTCGTCCAGATCGTTCAGTGGCTCGGCGACTTCACCGCTAAGCGGCTGGCTCATCGGTAA